One Silene latifolia isolate original U9 population chromosome 4, ASM4854445v1, whole genome shotgun sequence DNA segment encodes these proteins:
- the LOC141651347 gene encoding putative F-box protein At5g55150 yields the protein MIFPANHDLAFWKSGDKEWTLLDTHNSIFFDITFYKGEFYAVEQHGKIIAMGNSSPPARPRLVADLEFQCTSPDLSYLVESDGVLLLVLRELEDYDAYTLELGCFTVWEIDVDTGEATETKSLGNRALFLGHNSSFSVEASPPICKPNCIYYTDNYEINYLTPDKIKRCDMGVYDLSLDQKIEEFYQGPSCLSKSMLPLWVEM from the coding sequence ATGATATTTCCGGCTAATCACGATTTGGCTTTTTGGAAAAGCGGGGATAAAGAATGGACCCTGCTCGACACACATAATTCAATATTCTTTGACATCACTTTTTACAAGGGAGAATTCTATGCCGTGGAGCAACATGGCAAAATTATAGCGATGGGGAATTCAAGTCCTCCGGCAAGGCCAAGGCTTGTGGCAGATTTAGAGTTTCAGTGCACATCCCCAGACTTGTCTTACTTGGTAGAATCAGACGGAGTGTTGCTGCTGGTTTTGCGGGAGCTGGAAGATTATGACGCCTATACATTGGAGCTTGGTTGCTTCACAGTGTGGGAGATAGACGTTGATACCGGAGAGGCCACAGAAACAAAGAGTTTGGGAAATAGGGCACTTTTCCTAGGTCATAACTCGTCCTTCTCCGTGGAGGCGTCTCCTCCTATTTGTAAGCCTAATTGTATCTACTACACTGATAACTATGAAATCAACTATCTCACTCCCGATAAAATAAAAAGGTGTGACATGGGTGTCTATGATTTAAGCTTAGATCAGAAAATCGAAGAATTTTATCAGGGTCCCTCGTGTCTTAGCAAATCTATGTTACCACTATGGGTAGAAATGTAG